Proteins encoded together in one Coffea arabica cultivar ET-39 chromosome 2c, Coffea Arabica ET-39 HiFi, whole genome shotgun sequence window:
- the LOC113727867 gene encoding uncharacterized protein, translating into MGGAGGNVGAEQPGVAEPQYAAAKISVWWDIENCHVPKGCEPHMIAQNISSALVKMNYCGPVSISAYGDTTRIGSSIQQALNSTGIALNHVPAGVKDASDKKILVDMLFWAVDNPAPANYLLISGDRDFSNALHQLRMRRYNILLAQPQKASVPLLAAAKSVWLWTSLVAGGPPLTSSEASQFVNNSFGFSSNGDKLHVPVSDSMQINQPPDSFYDSPHLGNQRFPNMGRGTDIKNKGRQIRRNLTQPIMPRTSSTQDDLDNGNPQRSGYGLPKHFNDLHEFSATQNPKVPFSGPSPSLINPDPFPNNISIPHSSQQIHYPIPVRPNNLPSQLALPPGNFLPPNSHIQYPSHTMPPGPPRPDALSFTSGPFTSVPDIGKINISEYPNNHKPSTWNGGELRQTSMTEPTNYANSYRPQKGQNLQKKPPAPHELVGNRYPSPSQQIPPPPAPEVGNTSVSISESGVWGTPGCPKPSEYIQGLMGVILLALNTLKNEKLLPTEEHISNCIRYGDPKHRNTDVKKALECAVEQQLVVKQTLGAVQLYVGKNERLWNCINLGDTNIKQYPKTTWDEIQKFLSSSSGRTAILATQCRYEAATVIKRTCLKDLTLGEILQILNMVIYMKRWIMHHQSGWQPIKIVLAETYPETGVAAAS; encoded by the exons ATGGGCGGGGCAGGAGGAAACGTCGGGGCAGAGCAGCCGGGGGTGGCGGAGCCGCAGTATGCCGCGGCGAAGATATCGGTTTGGTGGGATATAGAGAATTGCCATGTGCCTAAAGGATGCGAACCCCACATGATCGCTCAGAATATAAGCTCTGCCTTAGTCAAGATGAATTATTGTGGGCCGGTTTCGATATCTGCTTATGGTGATACTACTAGAATTGGATCTTCTATCCAGCAGGCTCTAAATAGTACTGGGATTGCTCTCAATCACGTCCCTGCAG GGGTTAAAGATGCAAGTGATAAGAAGATACTGGTCGACATGTTATTCTGGGCAGTTGACAATCCTGCACCTGCCAATTATTTGTTGATTTCTGGTGATCGAGATTTTTCGAACGCACTTCACCAATTGCGCATGCGGAGATATAATATACTTTTGGCACAACCTCAAAAAGCATCTGTTCCTCTTCTAGCTGCAGCAAAAAGTGTATGGCTCTGGACAAGTCTTGTGGCTGGAGGACCTCCACTTACTAGTAGTGAAGCATCCCAATTTGTGAATAACAGCTTTGGGTTTTCTTCCAATGGTGACAAATTACATGTTCCAGTTTCTGATTCGATGCAGATAAATCAACCCCCAGATTCATTTTATGACAGTCCCCATTTGGGAAATCAGAGGTTCCCAAATATGGGAAGGGGAACAGATataaaaaacaaaggaagacaaattcggagaaacttgactCAACCAATTATGCCAAGAACTTCAAGCACACAAGATGACCTTGACAATGGAAACCCGCAAAGATCAGGATATGGGCTTCCTAAACACTTTAATGATTTGCATGAGTTTTCTGCTACTCAGAATCCCAAGGTTCCATTTAGTGGACCCTCCCCTAGTTTGATTAATCCAGATCCTTTTCCAAATAATATCAGTATTCCTCATAGCTCTCAACAAATTCACTATCCTATTCCAGTTAGGCCGAACAACCTTCCTTCTCAGCTTGCATTGCCTCCTGGTAACTTTTTACCGCCTAACTCTCATATCCAGTATCCTTCACATACAATGCCTCCTGGTCCtccccgacctgatgcattgaGCTTTACCTCGGGACCCTTTACATCTGTGCCTGATATTGGTAAGATAAACATTTCTGAATACCCTAACAACCACAAGCCTTCTACTTGGAATGGAGGAGAGCTTAGACAAACATCTATGACAGAACCTACCAACTATGCCAATTCATACAGGCCTCAGAAAGGGCAAAATTTGCAGAAGAAACCACCGGCGCCCCATGAATTAGTTGGAAATAGGTATCCAAGCCCTAGTCAACAGATTCCACCACCACCTGCCCCAGAAGTTGGTAACACTAGTGTCTCTATATCTGAGAGTGGTGTTTGGGGAACTCCAGGATGTCCTAAACCTTCTGAATATATTCAAGGCCTTATGGGGGTAATTTTACTTGCATTGAACACACTAAAAAATGAGAAGCTTTTGCCTACTGAAGAGCACATTTCCAATTGCATTCGTTATGGAGATCCCAAACATCGCAACACTGATGTTAAGAAGGCTCTTGAGTGTGCTGTTGAGCAGCAGCTGGTAGTTAAGCAGACCTTAGGTGCTGTGCAGCTgtatgttggtaagaatgagaGACTATGGAACTGTATAAACCTCGGGGATACTAATATAAAGCAATATCCAAAAACAACTTGGGATGAAATCCAGAAATTTCTGTCATCATCTTCTGGACGAACTGCAATACTAGCTACTCAGTGCAG GTATGAAGCAGCCACTGTCATAAAGAGAACATGCTTAAAAGATCTTACATTGGGAGAAATTCTGCAGATCTTAAACATGGTAATATACATGAAAAGATGGATTATGCATCATCAATCAGGATGGCAACCGATTAAGATTGTTCTTGCAGAGACCTACCCTGAAACAGGGGTGGCCGCTGCTTCATAA
- the LOC113727865 gene encoding nuclear envelope-associated protein 2-like isoform X2, with translation MQCLVLLKELDEKNNSLKEHESRVNKLGEQLDLLQKDLQAREFSQKQLKDEVIRVEQDIMQALAKAGANKDCELRRILDEVSPKNFEKMNKLLAAKDEEIAKLRDEIRIMSAHWKLKTKELESKLEKHRSADQELKKRVLKLEFCLQEARAQTRKLQRMGERRDRALKELRDQLATKQQNIPVSIDKQNFWETSGFKIVVSMSMLVLVLFSKR, from the exons ATGCAGTGTTTGGTGCTTCTGAAAGAACtagatgagaaaaataattctttaaaGGAGCATGAAAGTCGTGTAAACAAATTGGGTGAGCAGTTAGATCTCCTGCAGAAGGATCTTCAAGCAAGAGAATTTTCCCAAAAGCAACTGAAAGATGAAGTCATACGGGTCGAGCAGGATATCATGCAAGCTTTGGCCAAAGCTGGAGCAAATAAAGACTGTGAATTGAGGAGGATATTAGATGAGGTTTCtccaaaaaattttgagaagatgAATAAGCTGTTGGCTGCAAAGGATGAAGAAATAGCCAAGCTGAGAGATGAGATCAGGATTATGTCTGCTCACTGGAAACTCAAAACTAAGGAATTGGAGTCCAAG TTAGAGAAGCATCGAAGCGCTGATCAGGAGTTGAAGAAGAGGGTGTTGAAGTTGGAGTTTTGTCTACAAGAAGCTCGTGCTCAAACTCGCAAGCTCCAAAGG ATGGGAGAACGTAGGGACAGAGCCCTGAAAGAACTCAGAGATCAGTTGGCAACTAAGCAACAAAACATACCTGTGAGCATTGACAAGCAGAATTTTTGGGAAACCTCAGGGTTCAAAATCGTGGTATCGATGTCTATGCTGGTCTTAGTACTATTTTCAAAGCGGTAA
- the LOC113727865 gene encoding nuclear envelope-associated protein 2-like isoform X1: protein MSSVSTVTERPSSSSSSTSSVSSLSSSVVLGAAGGGGGGREREIDPLLKDLSEKKQSFRRNVVSLAAELKDVRSRLASQEQSFARESLTRQEAEIKAKKMEEEINRLHKSLEDRHGQLRASASTSEKYLKELDDLRSQLSATQATAATSAASAESAQMQCLVLLKELDEKNNSLKEHESRVNKLGEQLDLLQKDLQAREFSQKQLKDEVIRVEQDIMQALAKAGANKDCELRRILDEVSPKNFEKMNKLLAAKDEEIAKLRDEIRIMSAHWKLKTKELESKLEKHRSADQELKKRVLKLEFCLQEARAQTRKLQRMGERRDRALKELRDQLATKQQNIPVSIDKQNFWETSGFKIVVSMSMLVLVLFSKR from the exons ATGTCATCAGTATCGACGGTGACGGAGAGGCCGTCGTCTTCCTCCTCGTCTACTTCCTCGGTGTCGTCGTTGTCGTCGTCGGTGGTACTGGGGGCtgctggtggtggtggtggtggaagaGAAAGGGAGATAGATCCCTTGTTAAAAGATCTAAGTGAGAAGAAGCAGAGTTTCCGGAGGAACGTGGTGTCCTTGGCGGCTGAGCTGAAGGATGTCCGCAGCCGTCTTGCTTCTCAAGAACAGTCATTTGCTCGTGAATCCCTAACCCGCCAG GAAGCGGAGATTAAAgcaaagaaaatggaagagGAAATAAACAGACTACACAAGAGCTTGGAAGATAGACATGGGCAGCTTCGTGCTTCTGCATCTACTTCTGAGAAG TACCTTAAGGAGTTGGATGATCTTCGATCACAGCTTTCAGCAACTCAAGCAACTGCAGCTACTAGTGCTGCATCTGCAGAGTCTGCGCAAATGCAGTGTTTGGTGCTTCTGAAAGAACtagatgagaaaaataattctttaaaGGAGCATGAAAGTCGTGTAAACAAATTGGGTGAGCAGTTAGATCTCCTGCAGAAGGATCTTCAAGCAAGAGAATTTTCCCAAAAGCAACTGAAAGATGAAGTCATACGGGTCGAGCAGGATATCATGCAAGCTTTGGCCAAAGCTGGAGCAAATAAAGACTGTGAATTGAGGAGGATATTAGATGAGGTTTCtccaaaaaattttgagaagatgAATAAGCTGTTGGCTGCAAAGGATGAAGAAATAGCCAAGCTGAGAGATGAGATCAGGATTATGTCTGCTCACTGGAAACTCAAAACTAAGGAATTGGAGTCCAAG TTAGAGAAGCATCGAAGCGCTGATCAGGAGTTGAAGAAGAGGGTGTTGAAGTTGGAGTTTTGTCTACAAGAAGCTCGTGCTCAAACTCGCAAGCTCCAAAGG ATGGGAGAACGTAGGGACAGAGCCCTGAAAGAACTCAGAGATCAGTTGGCAACTAAGCAACAAAACATACCTGTGAGCATTGACAAGCAGAATTTTTGGGAAACCTCAGGGTTCAAAATCGTGGTATCGATGTCTATGCTGGTCTTAGTACTATTTTCAAAGCGGTAA